AACGCTATCGCTATCGCTATCGGTTAGAAATTATCCAAATATTACtagatttttataaaagatcactgaaataaaaaaatactcacattcaaataaattattattatacattattaTACGAAGTTTGAGTAAACCCATGATTTActcactttaattatttttaattattcactAGCGAAATTTTATAGGTATAGATCTTTATCGACGGTATAACAGTGTAAaaagtaggaagagcacaacagggtacatttatactctaggaggtactgTAATCAAttgagtttcaaaattgcataaaattgttgctctttctaatTGTGAGGCAGAATATGTTGTTGTGACagaggctgctaaggagatgatgtggttacaaccctttttgctagaattgggtcaagactacgagggaagtgtgttgtgatgcgacagtcagagtgccaaTCATTTGGAAAAGAATtatgtttatcatggcaggacgaagcatatacaagttcgttatcattttatctggtcagctttagaagatggagtattagctcttgagaagattcctgAAAGTGAGAATCCACCTGATATGTTGACAAAAACTATGACAAATAAGAAACTGAAGTtatgtgcaacttcagttggtcttcttcattAAGACACCTGATTGAAAGCCACTAAcaatcgagagatgatgaagttagtctctaAGTGGGAGAttattgagttatggagcctacacttataataaactctacattgttaattagagtttattgggtttgtatttggttttgggcctgaccaagagttatttaggtttattacctgaatgtttaccctataaatatttgattattaagggtttacaaaaaaaaaaatacataattctataaagataaagtgtgaggcaaaaactatgtatttcttcttcttcatagtgaaatctggtggtggatgaagtggacgtagctcaatttgagtgaaccactataaatctgtgtcttcttgtgttcttctttcttgtatttttacagattgtttcaagctggacggatttgagagatacaaatcctaacatatTAGAGCGAGGTTGTTCGAGAGGAGAAGAAGCTAGAGAGATTCGATGTTCCTTTGAGGGTTCTCGATAAGTTCTAGGGAGGTTTCCAAAAAATGTCCAAGTTGTAGCTCTTGTTGGTATGAAAGACTATCAAGTTTGAGGTGGAAGAAGTACGAGTTACTTGATGTCCAAGGAATTAACTTgacttaagaaaataattaaagatatatttGATCAGAACCCATCAAGAATAAGTAAAACAAAATCCAATGGACCTAGCAAAGATTCAAAGTGATGGTttgatattatttgaaaatttggtGGTTTCCGTTCCACCCTTGTTGTATGGATATATTGTTGATTAGATAACTCCAatgacaaatttataaattagagttaGGGTGAACTTAAAAACATTTAGAGggaacttgaaaaaaaataaaaaaaaaataataaataaaaatggggTAAATGtggattttgactttttctttaGAACTATCAAACTAtatagtaaattaaattaaaaagaaaactaaGACAAAAGTCGTCATGTTAATTTCAATGTgaattaatatttctttttaaaaaaagaaaaaaaagatgagtATAGAACTTTCAATGACTTGACTTAATTCAACACACAAAACAAAAAGAACAAATGAAAGATAATAGAACAAACACTCTTAGggattgtttgaaaataatgtgtttttttattagaaaaataaataaataaaaaataaattatttgaatcaaataatcaaaacacGATCATACTtgatatattaattgaaaatgttatatattttaattgtggattgaaatgatttgattaatataatgaaataaaatctaaacaaaTACACATGATCAAACAAGCATACCCAGCAATGACATTGACGGTATCGTATTTTTACCACTTCTTAATTTGcttttccatttttattattatatttattcaattccCGTACACCCACCTGCTTTTCCATTAGTATTATTGTTGTTCACATTAAGGAAGATCATGGCTGGCCTCTTCCTATATAAGCTCTTCATCTCCTCAACCCTAAAACCACACAACCCTCAATTCTAATTCAATcacttataattaattgtaaCAATCTTCTATTTGAAAGAGAGAGTCTTCAAGAGATGGAGAAAATTAGAAGCATTAGTACTCTTCATATacttttcttcattttgttcTTAGCTTCTTCCAATTATACAACAGCATCTGAGAAACATGGTAAGCattattttttacttcattAATATTGTCTAAACAATTAggtaaaatttttaatttatagttaaCACAAAGATGGCATCATACATTAATGATAATAAATGTATGCAGAGTATGCGGGAGAGTTCAGCTACGAGTATGATAGCGAAAGGGGACCGGAACGATGGGGAGAAATACGAGAAGAATGGAGCATGTGTAAAAATGGAAGGATGCAGTCTCCAATTGATCTTTCGAATGAGAGAGTTGAAATGGTTTCCCATTTAGGGATTGTTAAAAGGAAATACAAGCCATCCATTGCCACCCTCATTAATAAAGGCCATGACATGCAggtaaaaatatagtttaattaatgtgaataataATTCCATATCGATTAAATTAAATAGGTCTTGATggttattatcatttttattgatatgtataaatatatattgtagtTGAGTTGGAAAGGCGACGCGGGATctattgaaataaatgaaactaaatatgAACTCGACCAATGTCATTGGCATTCACCTTCTGAGCATACCATTAACGGTCGAAGGTAATACTATTTTTCCAATGTTTGAAAGTGTATGTCGCTTGAGTAgtggtgaaatattataataataatgtttggaCTAATATAATTCCATAAACAAAATGTAGATTTGATCTCGAGGCTCACTTGGTTCATAAGAGCAAGAGCGGAAAAATTGCCGTTATAAGTATCATTTACAAACTTGGACATGCCGATTATTTCTTAAGCCAGGTACCTACTCATTCTCGATCGATTGTGTATTATCTTTACTATTAGAAAATTGAGGAAAAAATAGTTCAAGATTGATGTTGATATTTTGCTTTTAGTTAAAGGAAGATTTGATAGACCTTAAAGACAAACTAGAAATGGAGAAAATGGTGGGGATTGTAGATCCGAGAATGATTGAGATTGGAAATCATAAATATTACCGTTATCATGGTTCTTTAACTACTCCTCCATGCAATGAAACTGTTAATTGGACGGTAGTCAATAAAGTAATGACAGTATCTAGAGAACAACTAAAAGTGTTGCGGAAGGCAATTCATGATGAATCCGGGAGCAATGCCAGACCATTACAATCCATAAATGAACGTACAGTTCAATATTATAATCCTGAAGATTATTAAGAATAGTATTGTGAAGTTTATAATTGATGGGTGCCATGTACCTTTTTTAATCTAGTTAATTAAGTttgtttaatcatatttttattttgtttattgttaTTTGTACCAATAAAAGACTTAATGTGATTTGGccttatgaataaaaatattattgtgtgTTTTTGTATCATATGTTCCTCTATTTACTATATTTGGTGTTTGTTTTGCCATTATGGAATATaacttttgtaaaaaaaaaatagtactaGTTTGATTGACCTATCAAATtactaaaatcaaatctaaagtGGACAAATCTCGTAATTAATTATCAGAATATTACTtgatttacataaaaatatcactaaaacaaaaaaaataaataaacatactcaaatccaaataaattattatggcCATATTAAAGGCTCACAAAACTAACATCTTTAGGAGTTTAAGTAAACTCATGCTTTACccatcttaattatttttaataatccaataactaactttaaaatttattgtgTTTTGATCATTCTTTTTGTTTGTGCTTTtagtttttcattttaatttttgtaaaaggTACCTGGCATCTCTTGTGAAGCatgatgaacaaaaaaaaaaaaaaaaatacttttattattgAACTAGTTGCCCTCATAatagtattaaaatattaaatttcatttttttgatgTAATTTTATGAAGTTATGGTTAACAATATAATAACTTGAATTGTAACTATAGTTTAACCAAACTCTTATATAAgtctaattcaattattttttattttctttttttgtctatttgataaaataaactattaatttgtataacaatttaaaaagtaaatatttgaAATGGCCTTATAAAATAGTTATTGTGAATTAAGAAATTGAATGAGTCTTAATTCGATAATCCATATTACACAGTACTCCTGATTAACTTTTAAGGAAATTTCatactttataataataataaaaatatattgtcatGCATTCAATATTGATGATCACAttctttagaaaataattaaaagatctATCAATTAAGAATTAGTCAAACAGAATTCCGCTGGAACTTTCAAAGACTAGATTCAACACAAATACATTTTTACAGTCTCTTTCAACTAACACTTTatggattttatattaattgatttttatttttaaaaggacgaatgcatttaaaaaaaagtttaagcccatttaaatttataaaatactagtatgatatatatatatatatatatatatatatatatatatatatatatatatatatatatatatatatatatatatcaaaataaccATTAATTACAGAGTCAATCAAAAATATACATTGTCCACGAAAAAACATTAACATTACTGAAATGTAACTTCAAATATTGCATTTTACTATccaattatttgattttgtgaaCCAGTAAAACAAAACATTACTAAAATCAGATCCTAATGTATAAGAAATGAGAATATCAGCTTGGAGACGCAAAATGGATATCCCAATTTCTCTATCCAAAGCATGCAAATGcgttgataatatatatatatatatatatatatatatatatatatatatatatatatatatatatattttacattttaacttttcaacttttattttatcaattttatatattaaacttatttatataattaatttatataagttatttatattttaatttatttgtatgttttatttgattatatttttatttttattctatattttatattaaatttatttatataattattaatttaattcatttatataatattttttatataacataaatttataataatatttaaaaaatatatatataataatattaaaaaatatgtattttttgtgttcgtgtattgtaatttttgaatttttaataaatttttataattaagtttaaaatatttggatgatattataatattgtggtgtaatttataagtttgtaaaatatataggtgatattaaaaagttataaaagttgatttaatttaagaaagaatattataagaatattcttttgggtttgagaatggaTTTTTGGTTGGAgaagaattactgtttgatgtgaaatttatatcaaaatgagtttgaaaaagagtttcggttggagatggtctaacCACAAGCAAGGAGGTAGGCTCCGAAGAATAATAATATCTGCTACaccattttaatgaaatgacattgTTAAACGAAGTCCAATCTAGTATACCTAAGCACTTCttcactattttatatataatattttaatatttaaaattaatttaacctaattaattagccatatatctttttataaatctaataatttagctgaatgatttaaaattgaaaaaaatatattttttttaatatttttaggatGGTGTTGAACTTATGCATAggttaaatattgaatatttgaattaaatttaggTACTATTTAGTATTTAGTGTGAATAAAGTATATACAATATAATGTTATTAGGTTAATTTAGCACTTATTTTAAGGATTAAATTTcgtaatattaataaataataaaattaattagctAGGTCATTAATGTCGTCATTTCACTTGACTTCATGACCTTCTTTCagaaaataattagtaaaacaaaattcaattgGACCTTCCAAAGACTCACGTACGTTTACAAGTCAAACACTACGgattgttaaatattatttgaaaatagtgtCTTTGTAGGGATAACAACGaccaaaatcaattaatattaatccacagtttttataaactattttaaaatttgttacacaagttttaataagttattatcAACAAATAAACTTTCAACAAATGACTTTATAATTGAGTTAAGGAAATAATTAACCCTTATATTGCTATTTGAACACTGTTTAATTTCAATctgaactaatatatattatttttaaaaagaaaaagaagattcCAATAGACCTTTCAAAAAGACCCTGTAAAAATACCGAAGCAATGACATTT
This is a stretch of genomic DNA from Impatiens glandulifera chromosome 4, dImpGla2.1, whole genome shotgun sequence. It encodes these proteins:
- the LOC124934613 gene encoding alpha carbonic anhydrase 7-like is translated as MEKIRSISTLHILFFILFLASSNYTTASEKHEYAGEFSYEYDSERGPERWGEIREEWSMCKNGRMQSPIDLSNERVEMVSHLGIVKRKYKPSIATLINKGHDMQLSWKGDAGSIEINETKYELDQCHWHSPSEHTINGRRFDLEAHLVHKSKSGKIAVISIIYKLGHADYFLSQLKEDLIDLKDKLEMEKMVGIVDPRMIEIGNHKYYRYHGSLTTPPCNETVNWTVVNKVMTVSREQLKVLRKAIHDESGSNARPLQSINERTVQYYNPEDY